The Filimonas lacunae genomic sequence CCACAGAAGAAGGAGAAGCGTAAGCATATTCAATAGCAGGAGCACAACCTTCCTGCTATTTTTACTTATACAACCCGGTACCTAAAAATGATACCCCTGCCGCAACCTCACTTGCACATATACCCTTTTCCTTTCAATGCCGTAAATAGTAATTAATGGATATAATATGTTTCTCCCATCTGCGATGGGATTTCGTGTATCAGCGCCCGCAACATTTAATGGGCAGGTTTGCCAGGCAAGGACGTGTGTTTTACGTAGAGGAACCTCAGTTTCACGCAACAGAAGATCATTTTGTAACGCATGTAAGTGAGGAAGCTGTGATAGTGATACAGCCGCACCTGGAAAAAGGTGCAGAAGAAGCCGATGTACCCCTGCGGCAATACCTGCTTTTAAAAGCTTTGCTGGATAAAAACAGGGTTACACAATATATGTGCTGGTATTATACGCCCATGGCCCTGCCATTGGGTAGTTTATGCAACCCGCATCTGGTAGTGTATGATTGTATGGATGAATTGTCGGCCTTTAAATTTGCACCACCTGAACTAAAGCGGCTGGAAAAAAAACTACTGGCATCTGCACACCTGGTGTTTACAGGTGGCCAAAGTCTTTATGAAGTCAGAAAGCATCAGCATGCCAACATCCACCCCTTTCCCAGCAGCATTGACAAGGCGCATTTTCATAAAGCGCGCACCATTCATATAGACCCGGCCGATCAACAGCACATTCCTTATCCGCGCCTGGGATTTTGTGGCGTATTGGATGAACGCCTGGATATCCCTTTGCTTACCTACATTGCCACGCAACAACCTGCCTGGCAACTGGTGCTGGTTGGCCCTGTAGTAAAAATAGAGCCCGATAGCTTACCACAATTACCCAATATTCATTATTTAGGCGCTAAAGCATACGCCGATTTACCTGCGTACTTGTCAGGATGGGACCTTGCCATGATATGCTTTGCCCTGAACGAATCTACCCGGTACATCAGCCCCACCAAAACACCCGAATACCTGGCAGCAGGAAAACCTGTTGTATCTACAGCTATTACAGATGTTGTTAATCCCTATGGTATAAAACATCTGGTGCATATTGCCCGTACGCCACAGGAATTTGTAGAAAAAGCAGCCAGCGAGCTGGCCATACAGGAGAAGGAGCAGTGGTTGAAAAGTGTAGACAACTACCTGGTAAATATGTCATGGGATGGCACCGTACGCAAAATGCTTCAGTTAATAGAAACAGCCAGGTTGCATAACAATACCTATTTATTACCTGCAAAGATCTACACCTATGCACAGTCCATTTAGATCGTTCTGGATGGCTGGCTTTGAATGTACAGATCAGCTCAATGCTTTCGGTAACCGGGTTGACTTTTTACACATTACAGGACACCTGCATCATATAGAATCGGATTTTAGAAATGTAAGCCTGTTTCAGATGCAAACAGTACGGGAAGGCATCTGCTGGAGCCAGGTGGAGAAAAAGCCCTATCAATACGACTGGAGCCGTGTGGCACGTGTAATACATTATGCCAAGGCCAACGACATCCAGGTTATATGGGATATGTGCCATTTTGGCTATCCGGATGATCTTACTCCTTTACATCCTCATTTCACCACCAGGTTTGCTGCACTGTGCATGTCCTTTATTCAATTTTACCGCAGCATTAGTCCTTCCGACACCTTAATTATCACCCCTATTAACGAGGTTAGCTTTATATCATGGCTGGGCGGCGAAGTGGCGGGCACCACACCTTATTGTTCAGGAAATGGCTGGGATGTAAAATACGCTTTAATGAAAGCCTACATTAAAGGGATAGAAGCCTGCAACATGCTGGACAACAATATCCGTTTTCTGACTACAGAACCCCTGGTAAGTATTGTGGCACCTTTAGAGGCCAGTGAAGCAGAATCTGCATTTGCCATACAGCAACATGAAGAACAATTCCAGGTACTGGATATACTATCCGGCAAAATATGTCCGGAACTTGGCGGCAGGCCCGAATATCTGGATATTCTCGGATTTAATTACTACTACAGTAATCAATGGATCGCAGGAACAGGCACCTCTTTACCCTGGTTAAATGAAATACCCGATAGCAGGTGGCGCTCTTTAAGCAGCTTATTACTGGAAGCTTATCAACGTTACCAACGCCCGTTTATACTCAGTGAAACCAGTCATCCCGGAAAAGAACGCCCCTTATGGATTGATTTTATTGCCGCGGAATGTGCTATAGTACTTGCATATGCCCCGTTATGGGGCATATGCTGGTATCCGGCTATTGATAGACCCGACTGGGATCATTTAACACCCTGGCACAGATCAGGCCTTTGGGATGTAACAGACTACAACACCCTACAACGTGTTGTTCATTTCCCTACTGCCGCCGCCTTGTTAAGAGCACGCTTGCTGTTAAAACCCTATGACCGGCCTAACCGGTTGTAGTCCCTAAAGCAATTGCATAGCTTTGGAATCGCATAAATATTTTACAAAATAATCTTCCTATGGAGCAGGTAAACGCTCCAATACTCCATAAAAATCCGGCCCACCACAATGAAGTCTTCCAGGTTTCACATGGCAGGAATTGTAATTAATAGAATAGCATTTACACGGCTGACTGCATAGCATTTTCCATTGTTCCCTTATGAGCATCCCCCCACTTCTCCAGCTGCTTCCAGATGGGAATGAGATTCAAGGCACTTTCAGAAAGGTGATATTCTACCCGTGGCGGCACTTCAGCATATACACTTCTGATTACCAGACCGTTCTTTTCCAGCTCCTGCAATTGCAGGGTAAGCATGCGGTCGGTGATTTTAGGAACGCGTTTTTTGAGTTCGGAGAAACGCAGTGTGCGGTTTTCTAACTTGTACAATATCAATAGCGCCCATCTGCCATTCAGCATGTCTATGGCGTACATCATACCACAGGTATTATTGAGAAAATCGCGGTTCATGGTATTGGTAGAAGTGAGTTTGCGCTGCGCCATTACTTACATTTTTGTGCGTATCATACATTGTTTTATGCACTGCAAAGTTACCACATAGCCAGATACTTTTGTTATCCGCTTTTAAAACGGATTTATTATGAAAGTACTGATAGTATTGGCGCATCCCGAGCCATTGAGCATGAATGGAGCATTGTTTAACAAAGCAATAGAAACACTGGAAGCAGCGGGACACGAAGTAAAAACCTCTAACCTGTATGCCATGAAGTTTGATCCCATATCGGACCGGCGCAATTTTTCACAACAGAAAAACGAAGCTTTTTTCAAGCAACAACTGGAAGAATTATACGCCGTAGAACAAGAGAACGGTTTTGCCCCCGACCTCGAAAGCGAGCAACAAAAAGTAGAATGGTGCGACCTTATGATATGGCAATTCCCTCTGTGGTGGTTTAGTGTACCCGGCATATTAAAAGGGTGGATTGATCGCATATTTGCTATGGGCCGCTTTTACGGTCAGGGAAAAATATACGAGCAGGGAGTATTCAAAGGCAAAAAAGCATTACTGTCACTCACTACCGGCAGCCCTGAAACTGCCTACCAGCCCGGAGGATTGCATGGGAATATACAGAATATTCTAAAACCTATACAAAGAGGGATATTTGAATTTACCGGATTTAGCCCGTTAACACCACATGTAACCTATCAACCATCACGCATATCAGCAGAGGAACGTGCAATACAATTGAACAATTGGGAACAGCGACTAAAACAGATATTCGATGAAAAGGCACTAGCTACCAGCCCTTACTAGCATGCCCGAAAACATAAGGCATACCAATAACAGCAAAGTTTCATATGCCTTATGTTCCTATTTCACCAGGTTTAAAAAACTCGTTCTATTTTATGTAAAGCAAAACAGAATGCATCTCTATAGTAAACAAATTGTATACTGTTGTCAAGAATATCCTCAAAACCTTTACATCTATTAGCCCCTGCCCTCGCAATTCTGGCAGTTGCTTTACAAGTGTCAGCGATATACAATTATCTTAGCTACCCTTGTTACAAAAGGATCATTAGCCTGGCAACATATAGCCCCAAAATGGAAGCAGAGTTGAAAAAACGCGGCATACTCTTTCCACCTCCCAGACAATATATAAGCATTGAACTGGACAACAATCAGGAGACCAACAAAATAAAACTTACTTTCTCAGCCATCAGGATACAGGAAATGATCACCCAAAACGATACCGTCAACGGCATCCATTACCACTTCACAGATCATTGCACTTATAAAAACTTTTTATGTGTATTAAATGTACTTTGCCAAATGCACCGTGTACAATGGCATATGCATGATGGCACGGATATATGGGTTTTCCAACAGTCTCCATATTACTATAGTAGCTTTGTAATGTATCCGGATTTTTATCCCTGACAGCTATTAACTAAAAATACACTGCACTTGTACAGCACAAATACAAAGTTGAGGCAGCAGCTCCACCCCCCTTTATAACATCCAGGGATGGTTTTATAAAATTCACCATATTTATTTAACAGATTCAAACCGGCAATCATTATCTCACGTAGATGTATTGACGTTGCATTCAGCTAACCACCGTTTCTTTCTATTGAAGATCGAACCAGAGTAGCCGTCTTGTACTCTTATTGATAAATCACTAAAAACAAACTGATGACCGAATTAAATCCATCTTCCGATGAGGTGATCTCTCGGAGCGCGCCAGACTCTGGAAACGTGTCACGGCGAAAATTCCTATCCTTTGCAGGAGCCGCTTCCGGCCTTGTTGCAGTAGCAGCGATAGCCTGTAAAAAAAGTGGAAATGACGACAACAGCACTAGTGTAGGCAGCGGCGATACAGGTGTATTGAATTACGCTTACGCCCTGGAGCAGCTGGAAGCCGCATTTTATATACAGGTAGCCGCTAACGCCAGCTTTACCAGCATTTTCAGTTCGGATGAACAAGCGTTGTTAACGGGCATACGTGATCATGAAATTGCCCATCGCGAGTTTTTCAAAACAGCATTAAGTACCAATGCTATTGGTGCATTGGAAGTAGATTTCAGTAGCATTAATTTCAGTAACCGGGCCAGCGTACTGGGCACAGCTAAAGCCTTTGAAGACCTGGGAGTGTCGGCCTACAACGGAGCGGGCAATCTCATCACTAATGGCGATTACCTGGTACTTGCCGGCAAAATAGTATCTGTAGAAGCACGCCATGCGGCTTACATCAGGGACCTGATTTCCAATGGCACCTTCTCTGACTCTACAGATGCGAATGGAATGGATACAGCTATGACACCTCAGGCTGTGGTAGCAGTGGCCAATGGGTACCTGAAAACCAAAATAAACGCAAACGGCCTGTAATGCTTAACACATTAAAACGATTGTCATGAACTTACAAAACATATTATCGGAAATAGAGAAAGTAGATCCGGATCTGGAAGAAAGAATGGGTTCGCGCCGTTCAGCCTTGAGAGACTTTGCCCACCTGGGTGGAAAAGTGGCCTTAACAGCACTTCCTTTGGCACTGGGTTCGTTCTTTAATAAATCTTACGGGCAATCTACCAACGCCACGGTTCTGGAAATTTTAAACTACGCATTAACCTTAGAGTACCTGGAAGCGGAGTTTTATGCTACAGCGCTTACTAAAACCAGTATTACTTTTCCTACCGATGCAGCTAAAGCCGCCATTACTAAAATTAAAAATGACGAAGCTGCACACGTTACCTTTTTGAAAACAGCTATTGCAGGAGCTGGTGGAACAGCCATAGCCAAACCTACTTTTAATTTTGAAAACAATGCCACTTTCGGCAATGTGTTTCTCAACTATACTACTTTCCTGGCAGTAGCTCAGGCATTTGAAGATACCGGTGTAAGGGCTTATAAAGGAAGAGCTAAAGAACTGGTAAAAGGTGGCGCTTACCTTACTGCCGCCTTAAACATTCATTCTGTAGAAGCACGTCACGCTTCTCATATCCGCCAGATGCGTCGCGCTGCTGCCGGGGGCGGTCAAACTGCTATGAAACCCTGGATCACAGGCGCAAATGACAGCGGCATAGGCGCATCGGTGAATGCAGTATACGCAGGAGAAGATAACACGGTGCAGGGCGGTGTAACTATTACCAACCTTGCCGGCGTAAGTGGCAACATTTCTGTAAACGCCGCAACGGAAGCTTTTGACGAACCATTGTCGAAAGCAGAGGTATTGGTAATAGCGAATTTATTTATTACAGCGTAAGATAAACATACCCTTACTATAAAATGCAAAAGCCGGGGAAGGTAAAATATCCCTGGTTTTTTTGCGTTATAAGCTATCCAGCGGTTTACGCTTGTTTTCTTTGATCTGCTTAAAATGACTGGGCGTCAGGCCCGTTACTTTTTTAAACTGGCTACTCAGATAAGCCACACTGGAATAATGGAGCTTATCCGATATTTCGCTTAACGATAACTCATTATACACCAACAACTCTTTTACGCGCTCTATTTTCTGTGCAATAAAATACTTTTCAATGGTAATGCCTTCTACTTCTGAAAACAGGTTAGACAGGGAATGATATTCGTAGTGGAGCTCCCCGCTTAACAGATCGGACAGATTGGTTTTAACAGCACAATTTTCCTGGTGCACCAGCCGGATAATCACGCCTTTGATCTTTTCAATCATCCTGCTATTCTTATCGTCTATCAGCTCAAAGCCCACCTCTTTAAAGGCAGCGCCTATTAAAGCTTTTTTATCAGCGGTCAGTTCTTCCTCTAACGTTACTTCACCCAGGACAATACTTTTAGCTACCACGCCCAGCTTGTCCAATTGGCTTTGCACCACCATTATACAGCGGTGGCACACCATATTTTTCACAAATAAACTCGTCATTTTGCACACTTTACCTTTCAGATTTATTATTCTTCATTTTTCAGCTGCCGGCCATCATACCTGCCCGTACAAAAGAAAAGGGAACACATTCCAGTGCAAAGATAAGCGAATAGCCACCCGGTTGAAATGGTTAAAAAGCTTCGCCCAGGTTGAGCATAATACTGCTGTAGCCCTTACTAAAGCCATAATCGATACCAATATTGGTATTGGAACCTTTGTTAAACTTTATTCTAAGGCCCGCGCCTGCTGCAGGATGCCAGGATGCGAAAAATTTACCGGCGCCACTAACCGTGTTGGCATTGGCAAAAACAACAAAGCCCAATAATCCATTGTTAGTAATGTCACGCCGGTATTCACTTTCCAGGTACAACAAACTTTTGCCCCGGTACCTGTTTTGATCAATGCCCCGTGCAGAACGGTTATAAGGATCCCAACCGGTACTGGGTAAATCAAGATAAGGGGCTGTGTTGTTAAGTGCTGTCCAGAAATACGACCAGAAGGCCAGCATATTCTGCTGATTTACTCTTGCCTTGTTTAAAGGCATATATTTTCTTACATCGAGATATACCGATTGCCAGCTATGATCGCTGCCCAGAAATGTGGGATTAATACGGTAAACGAGGTTCATATAAGCCCCCGGCAAGGGATTAATGGCATTATTGCGCGTATCATATAATAAGTTCAAGCTAACGCCGGAAGAAAGGGATTTACTACCCAGCCCGTAAGCATATTGTGTAAACTGCTTAACATCCACTTCCGGATCATCACTTTGTATATTAAAACGGTAGTCGAGATGATAGCCCAAACCCGCAAAAAGGTAAGGCCGGATACGTTTCAGTGCACTTTGATAAAAGCGTATATACTTGTAGTTGATTAATACCCGGTTGTTTTCATCATTGTTATGATTGCCCAGCCCCCAGGTATATTGCGGATACACCATAAAACGCGTATCCCCCTGGATATTCCACGTATTATCAGGTAGCCATACACTGGTGCGTAAAGGCAATCCAAAGCGGCCTTTAAAATTCCAGTAAGGCGCAAACGTGGCAGTAGACATATAGGTGGTACGGCGTGCGCCCAGATAAATACCGGCGGTGGTACTGGTAATTAAAGCACGCCCACTACCGCCAGGTAATGTACCGCCAAAAGGAAGTGCAGAGAAATAGATCTTCTTTTCTTCCTGGCTCCTGGGTTTATTTTGCCGTATATGGAACAACTCCTTTGCAATATCTATTAAATCTGTTTGCCTGGCCGTATCCTTTATGCCTTTGTTTTGCGGCATCACATTCGAAGGGTTCTGCGCCAGAGAAACACACGGCCATAAACAACATACCCACAATATACACTTGCTCCTAATATTCATAACCGCTTTTAATGATGGTAGAAATCATTTTAAATTGCTCGGTAGCGTTGAAACAATGTGCAGCATGTGCCGGAATCACAATTCCCTCACCCAACCGAAGGTTGTATTTTTTATCATTGATAATTAACTGTGCCTTTCCATCTATTATCTGGATAAACGTATCAAAAGGAACGGTTTTCTCTGCCAGTTCCTCCCCGGCATCCATAGACGTAATAGTTACATTACCTGTTGTTTTTTTTATAATAGTTTTTATTAAAATAGAATTGGGAACATACTCAATAATCTCCACTACAATG encodes the following:
- a CDS encoding glycosyltransferase family 1 protein, with translation MDIICFSHLRWDFVYQRPQHLMGRFARQGRVFYVEEPQFHATEDHFVTHVSEEAVIVIQPHLEKGAEEADVPLRQYLLLKALLDKNRVTQYMCWYYTPMALPLGSLCNPHLVVYDCMDELSAFKFAPPELKRLEKKLLASAHLVFTGGQSLYEVRKHQHANIHPFPSSIDKAHFHKARTIHIDPADQQHIPYPRLGFCGVLDERLDIPLLTYIATQQPAWQLVLVGPVVKIEPDSLPQLPNIHYLGAKAYADLPAYLSGWDLAMICFALNESTRYISPTKTPEYLAAGKPVVSTAITDVVNPYGIKHLVHIARTPQEFVEKAASELAIQEKEQWLKSVDNYLVNMSWDGTVRKMLQLIETARLHNNTYLLPAKIYTYAQSI
- a CDS encoding amine oxidase, coding for MHSPFRSFWMAGFECTDQLNAFGNRVDFLHITGHLHHIESDFRNVSLFQMQTVREGICWSQVEKKPYQYDWSRVARVIHYAKANDIQVIWDMCHFGYPDDLTPLHPHFTTRFAALCMSFIQFYRSISPSDTLIITPINEVSFISWLGGEVAGTTPYCSGNGWDVKYALMKAYIKGIEACNMLDNNIRFLTTEPLVSIVAPLEASEAESAFAIQQHEEQFQVLDILSGKICPELGGRPEYLDILGFNYYYSNQWIAGTGTSLPWLNEIPDSRWRSLSSLLLEAYQRYQRPFILSETSHPGKERPLWIDFIAAECAIVLAYAPLWGICWYPAIDRPDWDHLTPWHRSGLWDVTDYNTLQRVVHFPTAAALLRARLLLKPYDRPNRL
- a CDS encoding winged helix-turn-helix transcriptional regulator, with protein sequence MAQRKLTSTNTMNRDFLNNTCGMMYAIDMLNGRWALLILYKLENRTLRFSELKKRVPKITDRMLTLQLQELEKNGLVIRSVYAEVPPRVEYHLSESALNLIPIWKQLEKWGDAHKGTMENAMQSAV
- a CDS encoding NAD(P)H-dependent oxidoreductase, with product MKVLIVLAHPEPLSMNGALFNKAIETLEAAGHEVKTSNLYAMKFDPISDRRNFSQQKNEAFFKQQLEELYAVEQENGFAPDLESEQQKVEWCDLMIWQFPLWWFSVPGILKGWIDRIFAMGRFYGQGKIYEQGVFKGKKALLSLTTGSPETAYQPGGLHGNIQNILKPIQRGIFEFTGFSPLTPHVTYQPSRISAEERAIQLNNWEQRLKQIFDEKALATSPY
- a CDS encoding ferritin-like domain-containing protein translates to MTELNPSSDEVISRSAPDSGNVSRRKFLSFAGAASGLVAVAAIACKKSGNDDNSTSVGSGDTGVLNYAYALEQLEAAFYIQVAANASFTSIFSSDEQALLTGIRDHEIAHREFFKTALSTNAIGALEVDFSSINFSNRASVLGTAKAFEDLGVSAYNGAGNLITNGDYLVLAGKIVSVEARHAAYIRDLISNGTFSDSTDANGMDTAMTPQAVVAVANGYLKTKINANGL
- a CDS encoding ferritin-like domain-containing protein, with translation MNLQNILSEIEKVDPDLEERMGSRRSALRDFAHLGGKVALTALPLALGSFFNKSYGQSTNATVLEILNYALTLEYLEAEFYATALTKTSITFPTDAAKAAITKIKNDEAAHVTFLKTAIAGAGGTAIAKPTFNFENNATFGNVFLNYTTFLAVAQAFEDTGVRAYKGRAKELVKGGAYLTAALNIHSVEARHASHIRQMRRAAAGGGQTAMKPWITGANDSGIGASVNAVYAGEDNTVQGGVTITNLAGVSGNISVNAATEAFDEPLSKAEVLVIANLFITA
- a CDS encoding helix-turn-helix domain-containing protein; the encoded protein is MTSLFVKNMVCHRCIMVVQSQLDKLGVVAKSIVLGEVTLEEELTADKKALIGAAFKEVGFELIDDKNSRMIEKIKGVIIRLVHQENCAVKTNLSDLLSGELHYEYHSLSNLFSEVEGITIEKYFIAQKIERVKELLVYNELSLSEISDKLHYSSVAYLSSQFKKVTGLTPSHFKQIKENKRKPLDSL
- a CDS encoding BamA/TamA family outer membrane protein — protein: MPQNKGIKDTARQTDLIDIAKELFHIRQNKPRSQEEKKIYFSALPFGGTLPGGSGRALITSTTAGIYLGARRTTYMSTATFAPYWNFKGRFGLPLRTSVWLPDNTWNIQGDTRFMVYPQYTWGLGNHNNDENNRVLINYKYIRFYQSALKRIRPYLFAGLGYHLDYRFNIQSDDPEVDVKQFTQYAYGLGSKSLSSGVSLNLLYDTRNNAINPLPGAYMNLVYRINPTFLGSDHSWQSVYLDVRKYMPLNKARVNQQNMLAFWSYFWTALNNTAPYLDLPSTGWDPYNRSARGIDQNRYRGKSLLYLESEYRRDITNNGLLGFVVFANANTVSGAGKFFASWHPAAGAGLRIKFNKGSNTNIGIDYGFSKGYSSIMLNLGEAF
- a CDS encoding cupin domain-containing protein; its protein translation is MSMQSDNTELEKSIPHIVVEIIEYVPNSILIKTIIKKTTGNVTITSMDAGEELAEKTVPFDTFIQIIDGKAQLIINDKKYNLRLGEGIVIPAHAAHCFNATEQFKMISTIIKSGYEY